One Cellulomonas sp. NS3 genomic region harbors:
- a CDS encoding HpcH/HpaI aldolase/citrate lyase family protein, with translation MRHFAHLAPDERERLFHVEPQEFTAHDDRELLAVALGATLYLPGTRPAIAADLVRRAAQGVTSAVVCLEDAIADRDVPAAEANLVAQVRSLAESGEAGPLVFVRVRTPEQIGRVVAGLGEHAGALSGFVVPKFTEDRGSDFLDTVAQASDLTGHRYYAMPILESAEVIHRETRTDALVGIRRALDKHRERVLAVRIGATDLSSAYGIRRSRDLTIYDVLPVAQVIADVVNVLGRADDTGFVVTGSVWEYFEGQERLLKPLLRESPFIEHDERALRTRLIRKALDGLIREIVLDKANGITGKTVIHPSHVPAVHALSVVTHEEYVDAAHVLGVEMSDGGVAASGYRNKMNEAKPHRAWAERTMLRARVFGVSGEDVSFVDLLGAGDPT, from the coding sequence ATGCGCCACTTCGCGCACCTCGCGCCCGACGAGCGCGAGCGGCTCTTCCACGTCGAGCCGCAGGAGTTCACGGCGCACGACGACCGTGAGCTGCTCGCGGTGGCGCTCGGGGCGACCCTGTACCTGCCCGGGACGAGGCCGGCCATCGCGGCCGACCTCGTCCGGCGGGCGGCGCAGGGCGTCACCAGCGCGGTCGTCTGCCTCGAGGACGCCATCGCCGACCGGGACGTCCCCGCGGCGGAGGCGAACCTCGTCGCGCAGGTGCGCAGCCTCGCCGAGTCGGGCGAGGCCGGCCCGCTCGTGTTCGTGCGCGTGCGCACGCCCGAGCAGATCGGTCGCGTCGTCGCGGGTCTCGGCGAGCACGCCGGAGCGCTGTCGGGCTTCGTCGTCCCGAAGTTCACCGAGGACCGGGGCAGCGACTTCCTCGACACCGTCGCGCAGGCCTCGGACCTCACCGGGCACCGGTACTACGCGATGCCGATCCTCGAGTCCGCCGAGGTCATCCACCGCGAGACGCGCACCGACGCGCTCGTCGGGATCCGGCGGGCGCTCGACAAGCACCGCGAGCGGGTCCTCGCGGTGCGGATCGGCGCGACGGACCTGAGCTCGGCGTACGGCATCCGGCGCAGCCGGGACCTCACGATCTACGACGTCCTGCCGGTCGCGCAGGTCATCGCCGACGTGGTCAACGTGCTCGGGCGCGCCGACGACACGGGCTTCGTCGTCACGGGCTCGGTCTGGGAGTACTTCGAGGGGCAGGAGCGGCTGCTCAAGCCCCTGCTGCGCGAGTCCCCGTTCATCGAGCACGACGAGCGCGCGCTGCGCACCCGGCTCATCCGCAAGGCGCTCGACGGCCTGATCCGGGAGATCGTGCTCGACAAGGCCAACGGGATCACCGGCAAGACCGTCATCCACCCCTCGCACGTCCCCGCGGTGCACGCGCTGTCCGTCGTGACGCACGAGGAGTACGTCGACGCGGCGCACGTCCTGGGCGTCGAGATGTCCGACGGCGGCGTCGCGGCGTCCGGCTACCGGAACAAGATGAACGAGGCGAAGCCGCACCGCGCGTGGGCCGAGCGCACGATGCTCCGGGCCCGGGTGTTCGGCGTCTCGGGTGAAGACGTGTCGTTCGTGGACCTGCTCGGCGCGGGCGACCCCACGTGA
- a CDS encoding TerD family protein codes for MGVSLNKGGNVSLTKQAPNLTAVVVGLGWDARTTSGAAFDLDASALLVGPGDRVLSDQHFVFFNNLVSPDGSVEHTGDNLTGEGEGDDESIKVDLARVPEQVTRIVFPVSIYQATERGQSFGQVRNAFIRIVNQADEQELARYDLSEDASSETAMIFGEIYRHLGEWKFRAIGQGYTSGLHGIAKDFGVDVA; via the coding sequence ATGGGCGTCAGCCTGAACAAGGGCGGGAACGTCTCGCTCACCAAGCAGGCCCCGAACCTGACGGCCGTCGTCGTCGGCCTCGGCTGGGACGCCCGCACGACGAGCGGCGCCGCGTTCGACCTCGACGCGAGCGCGCTCCTCGTCGGCCCCGGCGACCGCGTCCTGTCCGACCAGCACTTCGTGTTCTTCAACAACCTCGTGAGCCCCGACGGCTCGGTCGAGCACACCGGCGACAACCTGACCGGCGAGGGCGAGGGCGACGACGAGTCGATCAAGGTCGACCTCGCGCGCGTCCCCGAGCAGGTCACCCGGATCGTGTTCCCGGTGTCGATCTACCAGGCCACGGAGCGGGGCCAGAGCTTCGGCCAGGTCCGCAACGCGTTCATCCGGATCGTCAACCAGGCCGACGAGCAGGAGCTCGCTCGGTACGATCTGAGCGAGGACGCGTCGAGCGAGACCGCGATGATCTTCGGTGAGATCTACCGGCACCTCGGCGAGTGGAAGTTCCGGGCCATCGGCCAGGGCTACACGTCCGGTCTGCACGGCATCGCCAAGGACTTCGGGGTCGACGTCGCCTGA
- the tmk gene encoding dTMP kinase, with protein sequence MTASDAQPESRAAQPTPADGPRGDDATTPVRAPGLFVSFEGGDGAGKSTQARALADRLRELGREVVLTREPGGTPLGVELRQALLHGDHVDPRAEVLLYAADRAHHVASLVRPALERGAVVLTDRYLDSSVAYQGSGRDLGADEVERISLWATGGLLPAVTVLLDLDPDVGRTRLTGTPDRLERAGDDFHRRTRAAFLARAERDPGRWLVLDATLPVDELAARVLARVAEAGGFGDDLAPGGRTPVRAAGGRPAEPGPGPGPGPGTAGAAAGDDIVPGATSGAGAA encoded by the coding sequence GTGACCGCGAGCGACGCCCAGCCCGAGAGCCGAGCCGCTCAGCCCACCCCGGCCGACGGTCCGCGGGGCGACGATGCGACGACGCCGGTCCGCGCCCCCGGGCTCTTCGTCTCGTTCGAGGGGGGCGACGGCGCGGGCAAGTCGACGCAGGCGCGCGCGCTCGCGGACCGGCTCCGGGAGCTCGGCCGCGAGGTCGTGCTGACGCGTGAGCCGGGCGGGACCCCGCTGGGCGTCGAGCTGCGCCAGGCGCTGCTGCACGGCGACCACGTCGACCCGCGCGCCGAGGTGCTGCTCTACGCCGCCGACCGCGCGCACCACGTCGCGTCGCTCGTCCGCCCGGCGCTCGAGCGCGGCGCCGTCGTCCTCACCGACCGCTACCTCGACTCGTCGGTCGCCTACCAGGGCTCGGGGCGGGACCTCGGCGCCGACGAGGTCGAGCGCATCTCGCTGTGGGCGACCGGCGGGCTGCTCCCGGCCGTGACGGTGCTGCTCGACCTCGACCCGGACGTCGGCCGCACCCGGCTCACCGGCACCCCCGACCGGCTCGAGCGGGCCGGCGACGACTTCCACCGCCGCACGCGCGCGGCGTTCCTGGCGCGCGCCGAGCGGGACCCCGGACGCTGGCTCGTGCTCGACGCGACCCTGCCGGTCGACGAGCTCGCGGCCCGCGTGCTGGCGCGCGTCGCCGAAGCGGGCGGGTTCGGGGACGACCTCGCTCCCGGCGGCCGGACGCCGGTGCGTGCGGCGGGCGGCAGACCTGCTGAGCCGGGGCCGGGGCCGGGGCCGGGGCCGGGAACGGCGGGCGCTGCCGCCGGGGACGACATCGTCCCGGGTGCCACCTCCGGGGCCGGTGCCGCATGA
- a CDS encoding alpha/beta hydrolase, translated as MPLAPRDVRRAAEQPLAAVTPAPLRHASRSGRPLLRAAGLLVVGALVVAGCSSPKNQVTVDPSAPASSGEGVAPELAEFYEQQPEWTACGDLECTTVVVPIDWEEPGGGSIELAVNRSRTTGDDRIGSLLTNPGGPGASGTEALETVVLQRMGTGVKERYDLVGFDPRGVGTSHPVECVDGPEMDELVAFDADYSTAEGLEEVEARYGEFAAGCLERTGEVLEHIDTVSAARDLDVLRAVLGDQQLHYLGFSYGTALGATYASLFPERVGRLVLDGALDPTLDSDAIAAGQAAGFESALRAYVTDCQAGRDCPLEGTVDEGLAAVADLLEDARRNPLETTDPERPLTASLAFAGIAQTLYANTLWPYLTEGLTGAIQQRDGSRLLQFADLYYDRDPDGTYGSNTTEAFWAIGCADDRATTDPDEMRASAERMVDVAPTIGRFFGYGGVVCARWPVPEAGGLDSYTAEGAAPIVVIGTTNDPATPYVWAESLSDVLSSAVLLTFEGEGHTAYGRSNECISGAVDAYLLEGTVPEDGTRC; from the coding sequence GTGCCCCTCGCCCCACGTGACGTCCGCCGTGCCGCCGAGCAGCCCCTGGCCGCGGTGACGCCCGCCCCGCTGCGCCACGCCTCGCGCTCCGGCCGCCCGCTGCTGCGCGCCGCCGGGCTGCTGGTCGTGGGCGCGCTCGTGGTCGCCGGCTGCTCGAGCCCCAAGAACCAGGTCACCGTCGACCCGAGCGCCCCGGCGTCGTCCGGCGAGGGCGTCGCCCCCGAGCTCGCCGAGTTCTACGAGCAGCAGCCCGAGTGGACCGCGTGCGGCGACCTCGAGTGCACGACCGTCGTGGTGCCCATCGACTGGGAGGAGCCCGGCGGCGGTTCGATCGAGCTCGCCGTGAACCGGTCGCGCACGACCGGGGACGACCGGATTGGCTCGCTGCTGACCAACCCGGGCGGCCCGGGGGCGTCGGGCACCGAGGCGCTCGAGACCGTCGTGCTCCAGCGCATGGGGACGGGGGTCAAGGAGCGCTACGACCTCGTCGGCTTCGACCCGCGCGGCGTCGGCACGTCGCACCCGGTCGAGTGCGTCGACGGCCCCGAGATGGACGAGCTCGTCGCGTTCGACGCCGACTACTCGACGGCCGAGGGACTCGAGGAGGTCGAGGCGCGCTACGGCGAGTTCGCCGCCGGCTGCCTCGAGCGCACCGGCGAGGTGCTCGAGCACATCGACACCGTGAGCGCGGCGCGCGACCTCGACGTCCTGCGCGCGGTGCTCGGCGACCAGCAGCTCCACTACCTCGGCTTCTCCTACGGCACGGCGCTCGGTGCGACGTACGCCTCGCTGTTCCCGGAGCGCGTCGGCCGGCTCGTGCTCGACGGTGCGCTCGACCCGACCCTCGACTCCGACGCGATCGCCGCGGGCCAGGCGGCCGGCTTCGAGTCGGCCCTGCGCGCGTACGTGACCGACTGCCAGGCCGGCCGCGACTGCCCGCTCGAGGGCACGGTCGACGAAGGGCTGGCCGCCGTCGCCGACCTGCTCGAGGACGCGCGCCGCAACCCGCTCGAGACGACCGACCCCGAGCGGCCGCTCACGGCCAGCCTCGCGTTCGCGGGCATCGCGCAGACGCTCTACGCCAACACGCTGTGGCCCTACCTGACCGAGGGCCTCACCGGCGCCATCCAGCAGCGCGACGGCTCACGGCTCCTGCAGTTCGCGGACCTGTACTACGACCGCGACCCCGACGGCACGTACGGGAGCAACACGACCGAGGCGTTCTGGGCGATCGGCTGCGCGGACGACCGGGCGACGACCGACCCCGACGAGATGCGGGCGTCGGCCGAGCGGATGGTCGACGTCGCGCCGACGATCGGGCGGTTCTTCGGGTACGGCGGCGTCGTGTGCGCGCGCTGGCCGGTCCCCGAGGCCGGCGGGCTCGACTCGTACACGGCCGAGGGCGCCGCGCCGATCGTCGTGATCGGCACGACGAACGACCCCGCGACGCCGTACGTCTGGGCCGAGTCGCTGTCCGACGTGCTGTCCTCCGCGGTGCTCCTGACGTTCGAGGGCGAGGGGCACACCGCGTACGGGCGGTCCAACGAGTGCATCTCCGGGGCGGTCGACGCGTACCTGCTCGAGGGCACCGTGCCCGAGGACGGGACGCGCTGCTGA
- a CDS encoding tyrosine-type recombinase/integrase codes for MSVVKLPNGRWRAKLKSGRVDVASKAFDTRREALAWLARERAALAGGVDPRAGRERVRALVIRWLQIRRTTVAGKTYRSDQDLLRLMPTSMLALQVGSVSGREVARSYEALLARGLAEGTVRRYRASLSSFFAWCVREKMIAANPVTEVRVPRQSHVVEEMDPFTESMLEDAHAAWAGASPQVADILLVLAWTGLRWGEARAMRVEDVMQVPTPGLMVRRSQPEGQAVKATKGRASRRVPLANRVLPIVLRLAADKASSDLLFTTANGGQLHRTAAVRSVRWAETSRGRRVHDLRHTAACLWLARGVDPGTVQAWMGHESIATTNRYLHFLGTGADLVGLDRLNTDLGGTRGARRDTSGGWER; via the coding sequence ATGAGCGTCGTGAAGCTCCCGAACGGCCGGTGGCGAGCCAAACTCAAGAGCGGCCGGGTCGACGTCGCGAGCAAGGCCTTCGACACCCGGCGCGAGGCCCTGGCCTGGCTCGCGCGAGAGCGGGCTGCACTGGCCGGTGGGGTGGACCCGCGAGCTGGTCGAGAGCGTGTGCGGGCCCTTGTGATCCGGTGGTTGCAGATCCGTCGGACGACAGTGGCCGGCAAGACCTACCGCTCGGATCAGGACCTCCTGCGGCTGATGCCGACGAGCATGCTGGCGCTGCAGGTGGGATCGGTGTCGGGGCGCGAGGTCGCCCGCTCTTACGAGGCTCTGCTGGCCCGCGGACTGGCCGAAGGCACGGTGCGCCGGTACCGGGCGAGCCTGTCGTCGTTCTTCGCGTGGTGCGTGCGCGAGAAGATGATCGCGGCCAACCCTGTGACCGAGGTCCGGGTCCCCCGCCAGTCGCACGTCGTCGAGGAGATGGACCCGTTCACGGAGTCGATGCTCGAGGACGCGCACGCGGCATGGGCGGGGGCATCCCCGCAGGTCGCGGACATCCTCCTCGTGCTGGCCTGGACCGGGCTGCGGTGGGGCGAGGCGCGAGCGATGCGCGTCGAGGACGTCATGCAGGTGCCGACACCCGGTCTGATGGTGCGTCGGTCGCAGCCGGAGGGCCAGGCGGTCAAGGCAACGAAGGGTCGCGCCTCACGCCGGGTACCGCTCGCGAACCGCGTTCTGCCGATCGTGCTGCGGCTGGCAGCGGACAAGGCGTCGAGCGACCTGCTGTTCACCACGGCGAACGGAGGGCAGCTGCATCGCACAGCAGCGGTGCGGTCGGTGCGGTGGGCCGAGACGAGCCGAGGGCGCCGCGTGCACGACCTCCGCCACACTGCCGCGTGCCTGTGGCTCGCCCGCGGTGTCGACCCCGGAACCGTGCAGGCGTGGATGGGTCACGAGTCGATCGCGACCACGAACCGCTACCTGCACTTCCTCGGGACCGGGGCCGATCTGGTGGGTCTGGACAGGCTGAATACCGACCTGGGGGGCACCAGGGGGGCACGACGGGACACGTCAGGGGGGTGGGAACGATGA
- a CDS encoding DUF475 domain-containing protein codes for MVMRTFGWSFGVTAVSLVVAFLYGGWNALFLCTILGILEVSLSFDNAVVNAKILERMSEFWQKIFLTVGIAIAVFGMRLVFPLLIVGITADLGPIDAISLAMEKGDPETPGSYAYLLNEAHPQIAAFGGMFLLMLFLDFIFEDRDIKWLTWLERPLARIGKLDQLAVIVASVALILAAQLLAEDPAVVLLSGLLGMITYIAVNGLGSLFEGQGIEEASGTIIEDGAAEEGTGAKDRTGPTQLAKATGKAGFFLFLYLEVLDASFSFDGVIGAFAITSDPIIIALGLGFIGAMFVRSITVFLVRKGTLADYVYLEHGAHWAIGALATILLVSIGYHVDEIITGLVGVAFIGAAFTSSILRNRRLKAAGIEPEPVIVHAD; via the coding sequence GTGGTCATGCGTACCTTCGGCTGGTCATTCGGTGTGACCGCCGTGTCCCTCGTCGTGGCCTTCCTCTACGGAGGTTGGAACGCGCTGTTCCTGTGCACGATCCTCGGCATCCTCGAGGTCTCGCTGTCGTTCGACAACGCCGTGGTCAACGCCAAGATCCTCGAGCGCATGAGCGAGTTCTGGCAGAAGATCTTCCTCACCGTCGGCATCGCGATCGCGGTGTTCGGCATGCGCCTGGTCTTCCCGCTGCTCATCGTCGGGATCACCGCAGACCTCGGCCCGATCGACGCGATCTCCCTCGCCATGGAGAAGGGCGACCCGGAGACCCCGGGCAGCTACGCGTACCTGCTCAACGAGGCGCACCCGCAGATCGCGGCCTTCGGCGGCATGTTCCTGCTCATGCTCTTCCTCGACTTCATCTTCGAGGACCGGGACATCAAGTGGCTGACGTGGCTCGAGCGCCCGCTCGCCCGCATCGGCAAGCTCGACCAGCTCGCCGTCATCGTCGCCAGCGTCGCGCTGATCCTCGCCGCCCAGCTGCTCGCGGAGGACCCGGCGGTCGTCCTGCTCTCCGGGCTGCTCGGCATGATCACCTACATCGCGGTCAACGGCCTCGGCTCGCTGTTCGAGGGCCAGGGCATCGAGGAGGCCTCGGGCACGATCATCGAGGACGGCGCGGCCGAGGAGGGCACGGGCGCGAAGGACCGCACGGGCCCGACGCAGCTCGCGAAGGCGACCGGCAAGGCCGGCTTCTTCCTGTTCCTCTACCTCGAGGTGCTCGACGCGTCGTTCTCGTTCGACGGCGTCATCGGTGCGTTCGCGATCACGTCCGACCCGATCATCATCGCCCTGGGCCTCGGCTTCATCGGCGCGATGTTCGTCCGGTCGATCACGGTGTTCCTCGTCCGCAAGGGCACGCTGGCCGACTACGTGTACCTCGAGCACGGCGCCCACTGGGCGATCGGTGCGCTCGCGACGATCCTGCTCGTGAGCATCGGCTACCACGTCGACGAGATCATCACGGGCCTCGTCGGGGTCGCGTTCATCGGCGCCGCGTTCACGTCGTCGATCCTGCGCAACCGTCGCCTCAAGGCCGCCGGCATCGAGCCGGAGCCCGTCATCGTGCACGCCGACTGA
- a CDS encoding DNA polymerase III subunit delta': protein MSVWDDVVGQEPAVAELRGAALDPSRMTHAWLLTGPPGSGRSNAARAFAAALQCLEGGCGHCHACTTVLHGTHPDVTLVATEGVFIRVDTARPLVELAQRSPSEGRWRVIVVEDADRLNETSGNVLLKAIEEPPPRTVWLLCAPSPQDVLVTLRSRSRSVPLRVPPVDAVAELLVRRDGVDPHVAAVAARAAQSHIGIARRLARDPEARARRAKVLSLAPRVRGVGDAVLAAGELVETAQADAKAATEERDASERSALLRSLGAEGAATIPPALRAQVRQLDEDQKRRATRAQRDVLDRAMVDLLSLYRDVLVIQLGAGVELVNVEHEETVRTLAESSSPEQTLRRMDAVGVARTRLAGNVAPLLAVEAMAIALRPQG from the coding sequence ATGAGCGTCTGGGACGACGTCGTCGGGCAGGAGCCCGCCGTCGCCGAGCTGCGTGGCGCGGCACTCGACCCGAGCCGCATGACCCACGCGTGGCTCCTCACCGGGCCGCCCGGCTCGGGCCGGTCCAACGCGGCGCGGGCGTTCGCGGCGGCGCTGCAGTGCCTCGAGGGCGGCTGCGGGCACTGCCACGCGTGCACGACGGTCCTGCACGGCACGCACCCGGACGTGACGCTCGTCGCGACCGAGGGCGTCTTCATCCGCGTCGACACCGCGCGGCCGCTCGTCGAGCTCGCGCAGCGGTCGCCGTCGGAGGGGCGCTGGCGGGTCATCGTCGTCGAGGACGCGGACCGGCTCAACGAGACGAGCGGCAACGTGCTGCTCAAGGCCATCGAGGAGCCGCCGCCGCGCACGGTGTGGCTGCTGTGCGCGCCGAGCCCGCAAGACGTGCTCGTGACGCTGCGCTCGCGCAGCCGCTCGGTCCCGCTGCGCGTCCCGCCGGTCGACGCGGTCGCCGAGCTGCTGGTCCGCCGCGACGGCGTTGACCCGCACGTCGCGGCCGTCGCCGCCCGGGCGGCGCAGAGCCACATCGGCATCGCCCGCCGGCTCGCACGCGACCCCGAGGCGCGGGCCCGCCGGGCCAAGGTGCTCTCGCTCGCGCCGCGCGTGCGTGGGGTCGGGGACGCCGTGCTGGCCGCCGGCGAGCTCGTCGAGACCGCGCAGGCGGACGCGAAGGCCGCGACCGAGGAGCGCGACGCGAGCGAACGCTCGGCGCTGCTGCGCTCGCTCGGCGCGGAGGGGGCGGCGACGATCCCCCCGGCGCTGCGGGCCCAGGTCCGTCAGCTCGACGAGGACCAGAAGCGCCGCGCGACGCGGGCGCAGCGCGACGTGCTCGACCGCGCGATGGTCGACCTGCTGTCGCTCTACCGCGACGTGCTCGTGATCCAGCTGGGCGCGGGCGTCGAGCTCGTCAACGTCGAGCACGAGGAGACCGTGCGGACGCTCGCCGAGAGCAGCTCGCCCGAGCAGACGCTGCGCCGGATGGACGCCGTCGGGGTGGCCCGGACGCGGCTCGCCGGGAACGTCGCGCCGCTGCTCGCGGTCGAGGCGATGGCGATCGCGTTGCGTCCGCAGGGCTGA
- a CDS encoding TerD family protein codes for MGIDYTKRPGAPEPAPESGTPGGSAPVSLSKVTLTKAAPSVSLTKRGGASGILRVNLNWNARPAGAPQGGGGFLKRLTGGGGGGSIDLDLAALYEYTDGSKGVVQALGNAFRDTRRGDAITWLDGDDRSGTNSGGENLFVNLAHVSEIRRILVFAFIYQGVPNWAAADGVVTLFPASGPEIEVRLDEHDPRSPMCAIAMIENTGGELSVNREVRYIQGSQAELDRQYGWGMNWTAGRK; via the coding sequence ATGGGAATCGACTACACCAAGCGTCCGGGGGCGCCCGAGCCCGCACCCGAGAGCGGCACGCCGGGCGGCTCCGCGCCCGTCTCGCTGAGCAAGGTCACGCTCACCAAGGCGGCGCCGTCGGTGTCGCTGACCAAGCGCGGCGGTGCGAGCGGGATCCTGCGCGTCAACCTCAACTGGAACGCGCGCCCCGCCGGTGCCCCGCAGGGCGGCGGCGGGTTCCTCAAGCGGCTCACGGGCGGTGGCGGCGGCGGGTCGATCGACCTCGACCTCGCGGCCCTGTACGAGTACACCGACGGGTCCAAGGGCGTCGTGCAGGCGCTCGGCAACGCGTTCCGCGACACGCGCCGCGGCGACGCGATCACGTGGCTCGACGGCGACGACCGCAGCGGTACGAACTCCGGCGGCGAGAACCTGTTCGTCAACCTCGCGCACGTGAGCGAGATCCGCCGGATCCTCGTGTTCGCGTTCATCTACCAGGGCGTGCCGAACTGGGCCGCCGCGGACGGCGTCGTCACGCTGTTCCCGGCCTCGGGCCCCGAGATCGAGGTCCGGCTCGACGAGCACGACCCGCGCTCGCCGATGTGCGCGATCGCGATGATCGAGAACACGGGCGGCGAACTGTCCGTGAACCGCGAGGTCCGCTACATCCAGGGCAGCCAGGCCGAGCTCGACCGGCAGTACGGCTGGGGCATGAACTGGACGGCCGGGCGCAAGTAG
- a CDS encoding toxic anion resistance protein, protein MSELDLGSTATPDPAPAAPTSGALVLTPPAPVVVVEKEQAAGAVPVDSAKQVELRQKADAFVTELVALDTRSPEFAQKVASITSMGEQDMRAAAAVSSRMLDRPAAAMGKAKGGSTAGSGDAQVRVATTIAQLRQTVTELDPHRADLTGVKKALRWLPGGSKIDSYFQRYQSAQQHLDAIIKSLNSGQDDLRKDNAAIETEKANMWATMGRLAEYNELAAALDAALVDKVAQLEAAGRQQDADTVRADALFPVRQRRQDLMTQMAVNVQGYMALDLVRKNNIELIKGVDRAQTTTIAALRTAVIVSQALSRQKLVLDQITALNTVTSNLIEQTSAQLRTQGAQISQQAAESTIDVQKLQAAFDNVFATMDALDTFRAQAVDSMAQTVTALEGQIQRAQPYLARTRQGEITS, encoded by the coding sequence ATGTCCGAGCTCGACCTGGGTTCCACCGCGACGCCCGACCCGGCGCCCGCCGCGCCCACGTCCGGGGCGCTCGTGCTCACCCCACCCGCACCCGTCGTCGTCGTCGAGAAGGAGCAGGCCGCGGGCGCCGTCCCCGTGGACTCCGCGAAGCAGGTCGAGCTGCGGCAGAAGGCCGACGCGTTCGTCACCGAGCTCGTCGCGCTCGACACGCGCTCGCCCGAGTTCGCGCAGAAGGTCGCCTCGATCACGTCGATGGGCGAGCAGGACATGCGCGCCGCCGCCGCGGTGTCGAGCCGCATGCTCGACCGGCCCGCCGCGGCGATGGGCAAGGCGAAGGGCGGCTCCACGGCGGGCAGCGGCGACGCGCAGGTCCGGGTCGCGACGACCATCGCCCAGCTCCGCCAGACCGTGACCGAGCTCGACCCGCACCGCGCCGACCTCACGGGCGTCAAGAAGGCGCTGCGCTGGCTCCCGGGCGGCTCGAAGATCGACAGCTACTTCCAGCGGTACCAGTCCGCGCAGCAGCACCTCGACGCGATCATCAAGTCCCTCAACTCGGGCCAGGACGACCTCCGCAAGGACAACGCGGCGATCGAGACCGAGAAGGCGAACATGTGGGCCACGATGGGCCGGCTCGCCGAGTACAACGAGCTCGCCGCGGCGCTCGACGCCGCGCTCGTCGACAAGGTCGCCCAGCTCGAGGCCGCGGGGCGCCAGCAGGACGCCGACACGGTCCGCGCCGACGCGCTGTTCCCCGTGCGCCAGCGCCGCCAGGACCTGATGACGCAGATGGCCGTCAACGTCCAGGGCTACATGGCGCTCGACCTCGTCCGGAAGAACAACATCGAGCTCATCAAGGGCGTCGACCGCGCGCAGACCACGACCATCGCGGCGCTGCGCACGGCCGTCATCGTGTCGCAGGCCCTCTCGCGCCAGAAGCTCGTGCTCGACCAGATCACGGCGCTCAACACCGTGACGTCGAACCTCATCGAGCAGACGTCCGCGCAGCTGCGCACGCAGGGCGCGCAGATCAGCCAGCAGGCCGCCGAGTCGACGATCGACGTGCAGAAGCTGCAGGCGGCGTTCGACAACGTGTTCGCCACGATGGACGCGCTCGACACGTTCCGCGCGCAGGCCGTCGACAGCATGGCCCAGACCGTCACCGCCCTCGAGGGGCAGATCCAGCGCGCCCAGCCGTACCTCGCGCGGACCCGGCAGGGCGAGATCACGTCCTGA
- a CDS encoding TerD family protein gives MGVSLSKGGNVSLTKAAPGLTAVVVGLGWDVRTTTGTDFDLDASAILVDANGKVVSDAHFVFFNNLKSPEGSVEHLGDNLTGEGEGDDEQLKVQLSTVPAEVDKIVFPVSIYDGAGRGQSFGQVRNAFIRIVNQADNNELARYDLTEDASTETAMVFGELYRNGAEWKFRAVGQGYASGLTGIAKDFGVNV, from the coding sequence GTGGGAGTCAGCCTCAGCAAGGGCGGGAACGTCAGCCTCACCAAGGCCGCACCCGGTCTCACCGCCGTGGTGGTCGGCCTCGGCTGGGACGTCCGCACGACGACGGGCACCGACTTCGACCTGGACGCCTCGGCGATCCTGGTCGACGCGAACGGCAAGGTCGTGTCCGACGCGCACTTCGTGTTCTTCAACAACCTGAAGAGCCCCGAGGGCTCGGTCGAGCACCTCGGCGACAACCTCACCGGCGAGGGCGAGGGCGACGACGAGCAGCTGAAGGTCCAGCTCTCGACGGTCCCCGCCGAGGTCGACAAGATCGTCTTCCCCGTCTCGATCTACGACGGCGCCGGCCGCGGCCAGAGCTTCGGCCAGGTCCGCAACGCGTTCATCCGCATCGTGAACCAGGCGGACAACAACGAGCTCGCGCGCTACGACCTCACCGAGGACGCCTCGACCGAGACCGCGATGGTCTTCGGCGAGCTGTACCGCAACGGCGCCGAGTGGAAGTTCCGCGCCGTGGGCCAGGGCTACGCCTCGGGCCTCACGGGCATCGCGAAGGACTTCGGCGTCAACGTCTGA
- a CDS encoding TerD family protein encodes MARGSNVELTREIPSLTGVVLGVRFASSEPVLMDNIVVATLLCDARSRVLSDRHVVFFNQLVEPDLSVAQLERVVGTDTEQVEVDLTGVPADVARIVVVAYINEALGQRRTLGQLREAAVRVLDLRDSSELVRSENLAPSLRAETGLVLGELYRHTTGWKFKVVGQGYANGFEGMAADYGVPL; translated from the coding sequence ATGGCGCGGGGCTCGAACGTCGAGCTGACCCGCGAGATCCCGTCCCTCACCGGCGTCGTGCTCGGCGTGCGGTTCGCGTCGAGCGAGCCCGTGCTGATGGACAACATCGTGGTCGCGACCCTGCTGTGCGACGCGCGCAGCCGCGTGCTCTCGGACCGGCACGTCGTGTTCTTCAACCAGCTCGTCGAGCCGGACCTCTCGGTCGCGCAGCTCGAGCGGGTCGTCGGGACCGACACCGAGCAGGTCGAGGTCGACCTCACGGGCGTCCCTGCCGACGTCGCGCGCATCGTGGTCGTCGCGTACATCAACGAGGCGCTCGGGCAGCGCCGGACCCTCGGGCAGCTGCGCGAGGCGGCGGTGCGCGTGCTCGACCTGCGGGACAGCTCCGAGCTCGTCCGCTCCGAGAACCTGGCGCCGTCGCTGCGTGCCGAGACGGGCCTCGTGCTCGGGGAGCTCTACCGGCACACGACCGGCTGGAAGTTCAAGGTCGTCGGGCAGGGCTACGCGAACGGCTTCGAGGGCATGGCGGCCGACTACGGCGTGCCGCTGTGA